In Acidobacteriota bacterium, the following are encoded in one genomic region:
- a CDS encoding DUF6036 family nucleotidyltransferase produces MNNPATAVLLRVVEKLDDLNIPYVVGGSFASSLHGMARATNDVDFVVAISLKQVKAFVASFENEFYLDEQAIIKAIQLKKSFNMIHLESIFKVDMFIAKFGGFQEQELKRRQLQQVSQHAEDRAYIASPEDTILAKLDWYRKGNFTSDKQWQDIASIIKIQGDKLDIDYLKQWSKELGLSGLLDKALSESFGE; encoded by the coding sequence ATGAACAATCCAGCAACAGCAGTTTTGCTGCGCGTCGTTGAAAAGCTCGACGACTTGAATATCCCATATGTCGTCGGTGGTTCTTTTGCCAGTTCTTTACATGGTATGGCGCGAGCTACGAACGATGTTGATTTCGTAGTTGCAATCTCTCTGAAGCAAGTGAAAGCCTTTGTCGCGTCATTTGAAAATGAGTTTTACCTTGATGAACAAGCAATTATCAAGGCGATTCAACTCAAAAAATCCTTTAATATGATTCACCTCGAATCAATCTTTAAGGTGGATATGTTTATCGCTAAATTTGGAGGGTTTCAGGAACAAGAACTTAAACGACGACAGTTGCAGCAGGTTTCTCAACATGCTGAAGATCGGGCATATATTGCCAGCCCCGAAGATACTATTCTGGCAAAATTAGATTGGTATCGAAAAGGCAATTTTACCTCTGATAAACAATGGCAAGATATTGCAAGTATTATCAAAATTCAGGGTGATAAATTAGACATTGATTATTTGAAACAATGGTCAAAGGAGCTTGGTTTAAGTGGACTGCTTGACAAAGCCTTGAGCGAATCTTTTGGTGAATAA
- a CDS encoding BatA domain-containing protein, which produces MAFLNPFFLVGVLAAGIPILVHLVRRTRAQKVFYPSLMFLRKIEQKTVRRRHLRNWLLLALRCLAIMLLALAFARPYFTNSRMQAATATQNSVILIDASASMRYADYFERAKKAVRNVIDNAANGEHLALVSFTQSYEILRPLKNDKAELHQILDQLKPTLAATDYLQAIQAGDAILKETGKGDRKIYLISDFQNSGWNRATTQPKIAADVKLIPIDVGETAVTNLAITDVKADPVIYTQKYSGKVTAIVNNFGNEIFDGTVDFKLNDLAVERREISLDGRASKTIEFTGFNVPDGSNRASIEITNDSFNFDNKNHFIIRRENQTRILAIETPSRGRSESLYLQQALLAGENNRFELTLKSPGNVNPDELNEYRAIIINDVVTLSDQLSGAIKNFVERGGGLIIAAGKHAEASDYNQNFKGIIPATLSDVAQTRGGYALMSQIKADHPVFSPFSKSGRLTSTRVYSYHRVELKETAAVLAALDDGSPVLIEGLAGRGKVLLMTTTLDTAWNDLPLTPMFLPLVRQMLEHLTGDEGTIAYKVGQVFTAPPDAEGNYPAVENPLGGRVEDARRTASGELAIDAIETGFYRLRYREKAENAAVNIDARESDFTRLNTNELIAGVTQNPDDNIQPIASSHQTQEELESKQRWWLPLIILALLFFVAEAILARRIRIAKLVS; this is translated from the coding sequence ATGGCATTTTTAAATCCATTTTTTTTGGTCGGCGTTTTAGCAGCGGGTATTCCTATTCTCGTGCATCTGGTCAGGCGTACACGCGCCCAGAAAGTTTTTTACCCGTCGCTGATGTTTCTTAGAAAAATCGAGCAGAAGACGGTTCGCCGTCGCCATTTGAGAAACTGGTTGCTGCTGGCGTTAAGGTGTCTCGCCATTATGCTGCTGGCGCTGGCGTTCGCCCGTCCCTATTTTACCAACAGCCGGATGCAGGCAGCGACCGCTACCCAAAACAGCGTGATATTGATTGATGCTTCCGCGAGTATGCGCTATGCGGATTATTTTGAACGCGCCAAAAAAGCGGTTCGCAATGTTATTGATAACGCCGCAAATGGCGAACATCTCGCGCTTGTCAGTTTTACCCAGAGCTATGAAATACTGCGCCCGTTGAAAAACGATAAAGCCGAACTCCATCAAATCCTCGACCAGTTAAAACCGACGCTTGCTGCAACCGATTATTTACAGGCGATTCAAGCGGGCGATGCGATTTTGAAAGAGACCGGAAAAGGCGACCGCAAAATTTACCTGATTTCCGATTTTCAAAATTCCGGTTGGAACCGCGCGACCACGCAACCCAAAATTGCTGCGGATGTGAAATTGATTCCGATTGATGTCGGGGAAACGGCTGTGACCAACTTGGCAATTACTGATGTGAAAGCCGACCCGGTAATCTATACTCAAAAATATTCCGGCAAGGTCACCGCCATAGTAAATAATTTCGGCAATGAAATTTTCGACGGCACGGTGGATTTCAAATTAAACGATCTGGCGGTTGAGCGCAGAGAAATCTCGCTTGATGGCAGGGCTTCCAAAACCATCGAATTTACCGGCTTCAATGTTCCCGATGGTTCAAATCGCGCCAGCATCGAAATCACCAATGACAGTTTTAATTTCGATAACAAAAACCATTTCATCATTCGTCGTGAAAACCAGACCAGGATTCTGGCGATTGAGACGCCGTCGCGTGGTCGCAGCGAAAGCCTCTACCTGCAACAGGCGCTACTTGCCGGTGAGAACAATCGCTTTGAACTTACTTTGAAGTCGCCGGGCAACGTAAACCCGGATGAATTGAATGAATACCGCGCCATCATCATCAATGATGTCGTGACGTTAAGTGATCAGCTTTCAGGCGCGATAAAAAATTTTGTCGAGCGTGGTGGCGGGTTGATTATCGCCGCAGGCAAACATGCCGAGGCGAGCGATTATAACCAGAATTTTAAAGGCATCATACCTGCTACTCTCTCCGATGTCGCGCAAACTCGCGGCGGCTACGCTTTGATGAGTCAGATTAAAGCTGACCATCCGGTGTTCAGCCCGTTTTCAAAAAGCGGTCGATTAACCTCTACGCGGGTTTATTCCTACCATCGCGTTGAGCTTAAAGAGACGGCGGCGGTGCTTGCGGCATTGGATGATGGCAGCCCTGTTTTAATCGAGGGGTTGGCAGGTCGCGGAAAGGTTTTGTTGATGACCACCACCCTCGACACCGCCTGGAATGATTTGCCGCTGACGCCGATGTTTTTACCGCTGGTTCGCCAGATGCTGGAACATCTGACCGGCGATGAAGGCACGATTGCTTACAAGGTCGGTCAGGTGTTTACTGCGCCACCGGATGCGGAAGGCAATTATCCGGCGGTTGAAAACCCGTTGGGTGGTCGTGTTGAAGATGCTCGCAGAACTGCTTCAGGCGAACTTGCCATTGATGCCATTGAGACAGGCTTTTATCGTTTGCGTTACCGGGAAAAAGCCGAAAATGCGGCGGTTAATATCGATGCCAGAGAATCGGATTTTACCAGGTTGAATACCAATGAATTGATTGCCGGGGTTACGCAAAACCCTGATGACAATATTCAACCGATTGCCTCAAGCCATCAAACCCAAGAGGAACTCGAGTCCAAACAACGTTGGTGGTTGCCGTTAATCATTCTGGCGCTCTTATTTTTTGTTGCAGAAGCGATACTGGCACGCCGCATTCGCATCGCGAAACTTGTCAGTTAG